A genome region from Mastacembelus armatus chromosome 8, fMasArm1.2, whole genome shotgun sequence includes the following:
- the LOC113140672 gene encoding cytosolic 5'-nucleotidase 3 isoform X1 has protein sequence MSSTEKDAAIPELSNPSVCMKDPQRVQEILQSMVKAGSNTVQVITDFDMTLTRFAYNGKRCPTSHNILENSNLITSDCKEKLTELLNIYYPIEIDTSRSAEEKLPLMVEWWTKAHELLVEQKIRKDLLATAVRESDAMLREGFKRFFDCLNQQNIPLLIFSAGIGDILEEVIRQAGIFHRNVKVISNYMDFDESGVLRAFKGELIHIYNKREGALLNTDHFQDLRTRPNVVLLGDSLGDLHMADGVQDLKNILKIGFLNDKVEDRKQAYLDSYDIVLAKDETLDVPNAILLYLTDNK, from the exons ATGTCTAGCACGGAGAAGGATGCCGCA ATCCCGGAGTTGTCCAACCCCTCAGTGTGTATGAAGGACCCTCAGAGGGTCCAGGAGATCCTGCAGTCCATGGTGAAGGCTGGCTCCAACACTGTGCAG GTGATCACGGATTTTGATATGACCCTAACAAGATTTGCATACAATGGTAAAAGGTGTCCTACTTCTCACA atattCTTGAAAACAGCAACCTTATCACCAGTGACTGTAaagaaaag CTGACTGAACTGCTGAACATATACTACCCCATAGAGATTGACACATCACGATCTGCAGAGGAGAAACTGCCTCTTATGGTCGAGTG GTGGACTAAAGCTCATGAGTTACTGGTAGAACAGAAGATCAGGAAAGACCTGCTGGCTACGGCCGTACGTGAGTCTGATGCCATGTTAAG GGAGGGCTTCAAGCGCTTCTTTGACTGCTTGAATCAGCAGAACATCCCTCTGCTCATCTTCTCTGCTGGAATAGGAGACATCCTGGAGGAGGTCATTCGACAGGCTGGCATCTTCCACCGCAACGTCAAAGTCATTTCTAACTACATGGACTTTGATGAGTCA GGAGTATTGAGGGCCTTTAAGGGAGAGCTGATCCACATCTACAATAAAAGGGAAGGGGCCCTGCTCAACACAGACCACTTCCAGGACCTGCGGACACGGCCTAATGTAGTACTGCTGGGAGACTCTCTGGGAGATCTACACATGGCTGATGGGGTGCAAGACCTTAAAAACATTCTCAAGATCGGGTTCCTCAATGATAAG gTGGAGGACAGAAAACAAGCATACCTGGACTCATACGATATTGTGTTGGCAAAGGATGAAACCTTGGACGTGCCTAATGCTATCTTGCTCTACCTTACTGACAATAAGTGA
- the LOC113140672 gene encoding cytosolic 5'-nucleotidase 3 isoform X2: MIPELSNPSVCMKDPQRVQEILQSMVKAGSNTVQVITDFDMTLTRFAYNGKRCPTSHNILENSNLITSDCKEKLTELLNIYYPIEIDTSRSAEEKLPLMVEWWTKAHELLVEQKIRKDLLATAVRESDAMLREGFKRFFDCLNQQNIPLLIFSAGIGDILEEVIRQAGIFHRNVKVISNYMDFDESGVLRAFKGELIHIYNKREGALLNTDHFQDLRTRPNVVLLGDSLGDLHMADGVQDLKNILKIGFLNDKVEDRKQAYLDSYDIVLAKDETLDVPNAILLYLTDNK, encoded by the exons ATG ATCCCGGAGTTGTCCAACCCCTCAGTGTGTATGAAGGACCCTCAGAGGGTCCAGGAGATCCTGCAGTCCATGGTGAAGGCTGGCTCCAACACTGTGCAG GTGATCACGGATTTTGATATGACCCTAACAAGATTTGCATACAATGGTAAAAGGTGTCCTACTTCTCACA atattCTTGAAAACAGCAACCTTATCACCAGTGACTGTAaagaaaag CTGACTGAACTGCTGAACATATACTACCCCATAGAGATTGACACATCACGATCTGCAGAGGAGAAACTGCCTCTTATGGTCGAGTG GTGGACTAAAGCTCATGAGTTACTGGTAGAACAGAAGATCAGGAAAGACCTGCTGGCTACGGCCGTACGTGAGTCTGATGCCATGTTAAG GGAGGGCTTCAAGCGCTTCTTTGACTGCTTGAATCAGCAGAACATCCCTCTGCTCATCTTCTCTGCTGGAATAGGAGACATCCTGGAGGAGGTCATTCGACAGGCTGGCATCTTCCACCGCAACGTCAAAGTCATTTCTAACTACATGGACTTTGATGAGTCA GGAGTATTGAGGGCCTTTAAGGGAGAGCTGATCCACATCTACAATAAAAGGGAAGGGGCCCTGCTCAACACAGACCACTTCCAGGACCTGCGGACACGGCCTAATGTAGTACTGCTGGGAGACTCTCTGGGAGATCTACACATGGCTGATGGGGTGCAAGACCTTAAAAACATTCTCAAGATCGGGTTCCTCAATGATAAG gTGGAGGACAGAAAACAAGCATACCTGGACTCATACGATATTGTGTTGGCAAAGGATGAAACCTTGGACGTGCCTAATGCTATCTTGCTCTACCTTACTGACAATAAGTGA
- the LOC113140668 gene encoding kelch-like protein 11 isoform X1, whose amino-acid sequence MKPTSPWLSVWTPCMCVCVCRLLSFATSLHFPPLLSSRMAAAAPNPEDSARSSGSGATGTPSALAGDGDAEEAEDFSSSSHCSELSRRQNEQRKQGLFCDVTLAFSSGAASGSVQSCEFSAHRSVLAAATDYFTPLLGGQFSESLSGRVEMKEWSSELGPDPETVESVIQYMYTGEIRVSTCNVHEVLELADRFLLLQLKDFCGEFLKKKLSLTNCVAVHSLAHMYTLDQLALRAADMIRRNFHKVIQDEEFYTLPFHLVRDWLSDAEITVDSEEVLFEAVVKWVQKNPEERSRYFEELFRLLRLPQIKPTYLTRVVKNERLVAANEACLRLVSEAVEGHAIRFENLKSADMELWSSHMASFQPRFGQNMDVIMVVGGVSEGGDYLSECVGYFIYEDRWVNLPHIHNHLDGHAIAATESHVYVAGSMEPGFAKTVERYNPNRNTWEQVSNLTTRKHSFGLTCIKDILYSIGGHGNFSPGFKDVSVYEPEQDKWHNLESAPKILRDVKAVSVEDRYVYITARTPVDTDNEDGLKTVTTRYDTESRQWQDVDSLPLIDNYCIFQMAVASTNFYHTASCCPKSYTVRDEVARQKISVRISDEILESLPPEVTSIEGAAICHFDEDVFIIGGWKNSDDVDKQYRKEAYRYCAERKRWMLLPPMPQPRCRATACHVRIPYRFLYGCQRYPMPQNLARQRDRMQQMQQLHRRTLTLRRQLQSQIEC is encoded by the exons ATGAAACCGACTTCGCCGTGGCTCTCTGTTTGGACTccatgtatgtgcgtgtgcgtgtgtcgCCTCCTCTCCTTCGCCACTTCACttcattttccaccactgctctCCTCCAGAATGGCAGCGGCGGCCCCCAACCCGGAGGACTCCGCCAGGAGCAGCGGTAGCGGCGCCACCGGCACACCGAGCGCCCTTGCCGGGGACGGGGACGCGGAGGAGGCCGAggacttctcctcctcctcccactgcTCGGAGCTGTCTCGGCGGCAGAACGAGCAGAGGAAGCAGGGCTTGTTCTGCGATGTGACTCTGGCCTTCAGCAGCGGGGCTGCCAGCGGGAGCGTCCAGAGCTGTGAGTTTTCAGCCCACAGGTCTGTCCTGGCTGCAGCTACCGACTATTTCACCCCGCTGCTGGGAGGACAGTTCTCCGAGTCCCTGTCTGGACGGGTAGAGATGAAGGAGTGGAGCTCGGAGCTGGGGCCGGACCCGGAGACGGTGGAGAGTGTCATCCAGTATATGTACACTGGAGAAATACGCGTTAGCACCTGCAATGTACACGAAGTACTGGAGCTAGCTGATAG gttcctcctgctgcagctgaaggaTTTCTGTGGTGAGTTCCTAAAGAAGAAGCTGAGCTTGACCAACTGTGTGGCCGTGCACAGCCTGGCACACATGTACACCCTGGACCAGCTGGCTCTGCGGGCTGCAGACATGATCCGCCGCAACTTCCATAAGGTTATTCAGGATGAGGAGTTCTACACGCTGCCCTTTCACCTGGTCCGTGACTGGTTGTCGGATGCAGAGATCACGGTGGACTCTGAGGAAGTGCTTTTTGAGGCTGTGGTGAAGTGGGTGCAGAAGAATCCAGAAGAGCGAAGCCGCTACTTTGAGGAGCTGTTCCGTCTCCTGAGGTTGCCCCAAATCAAGCCCACCTACCTGACCAGGGTGGTGAAAAATGAGCGCCTGGTGGCCGCCAATGAAGCCTGTCTCAGGCTGGTGTCAGAGGCAGTAGAGGGCCACGCCATTCGCTTTGAGAACCTCAAGTCAGCTGATATGGAGCTCTGGTCTTCCCACATGGCCTCTTTTCAGCCTCGGTTTGGCCAGAACATGGACGTTATCATGGTAGTGGGCGGAGTGTCAGAGGGAGGCGACTACCTGAGCGAGTGTGTGGGCTATTTCATTTATGAGGACCGTTGGGTCAACCTGCCGCACATCCACAATCACCTGGATGGACACGCCATTGCTGCCACAGAGAGTCACGTGTATGTAGCCGGTTCTATGGAGCCTGGCTTTGCTAAGACGGTGGAACGTTATAACCCTAATCGCAACACCTGGGAACAAGTGAGCAACTTGACCACACGCAAGCATTCCTTCGGGCTCACTTGTATTAAGGATATTCTGTATAGCATCGGTGGTCATGGAAACTTCAGCCCAGGTTTCAAAGATGTCAGTGTGTACGAGCCAGAGCAGGACAAATGGCACAATCTGGAATCTGCCCCTAAAATCCTGCGGGATGTGAAAGCAGTAAGTGTGGAGGACCGCTATGTGTACATTACAGCCCGCACACCTGTCGATACAGATAATGAGGATGGACTGAAGACAGTGACCACTCGTTATGACACAGAGAGCCGTCAGTGGCAAGATGTTGACTCCCTGCCCCTTATTGACAACTACTGCATCTTCCAGATGGCTGTGGCCTCCACTAACTTCTACCACACAGCTTCTTGCTGCCCTAAGAGCTACACAGTGCGTGATGAAGTTGCCAGGCAGAAGATCAGTGTGCGCATCTCTGATGAGATCCTGGAAAGCCTGCCACCAGAGGTTACTAGCATTGAGGGTGCTGCCATCTGCCACTTCGATGAGGATGTCTTCATCATCGGAGGCTGGAAGAACAGTGATGATGTGGACAAGCAGTACCGGAAGGAGGCCTACCGCTACTGTGCCGAGAGAAAGCGCTGGATGCTGCTACCCCCCATGCCTCAGCCTCGGTGCCGAGCCACTGCCTGCCATGTCCGCATCCCCTACCGTTTCCTGTATGGCTGCCAGCGCTATCCCATGCCCCAGAACTTGGCCCGCCAGAGAGATCGTATGCAGCAGATGCAGCAACTTCACCGGCGTACCCTCACCCTGCGTCGGCAGCTCCAGTCACAGATAGAGTGTTGA
- the LOC113140668 gene encoding kelch-like protein 11 isoform X2 — translation MAAAAPNPEDSARSSGSGATGTPSALAGDGDAEEAEDFSSSSHCSELSRRQNEQRKQGLFCDVTLAFSSGAASGSVQSCEFSAHRSVLAAATDYFTPLLGGQFSESLSGRVEMKEWSSELGPDPETVESVIQYMYTGEIRVSTCNVHEVLELADRFLLLQLKDFCGEFLKKKLSLTNCVAVHSLAHMYTLDQLALRAADMIRRNFHKVIQDEEFYTLPFHLVRDWLSDAEITVDSEEVLFEAVVKWVQKNPEERSRYFEELFRLLRLPQIKPTYLTRVVKNERLVAANEACLRLVSEAVEGHAIRFENLKSADMELWSSHMASFQPRFGQNMDVIMVVGGVSEGGDYLSECVGYFIYEDRWVNLPHIHNHLDGHAIAATESHVYVAGSMEPGFAKTVERYNPNRNTWEQVSNLTTRKHSFGLTCIKDILYSIGGHGNFSPGFKDVSVYEPEQDKWHNLESAPKILRDVKAVSVEDRYVYITARTPVDTDNEDGLKTVTTRYDTESRQWQDVDSLPLIDNYCIFQMAVASTNFYHTASCCPKSYTVRDEVARQKISVRISDEILESLPPEVTSIEGAAICHFDEDVFIIGGWKNSDDVDKQYRKEAYRYCAERKRWMLLPPMPQPRCRATACHVRIPYRFLYGCQRYPMPQNLARQRDRMQQMQQLHRRTLTLRRQLQSQIEC, via the exons ATGGCAGCGGCGGCCCCCAACCCGGAGGACTCCGCCAGGAGCAGCGGTAGCGGCGCCACCGGCACACCGAGCGCCCTTGCCGGGGACGGGGACGCGGAGGAGGCCGAggacttctcctcctcctcccactgcTCGGAGCTGTCTCGGCGGCAGAACGAGCAGAGGAAGCAGGGCTTGTTCTGCGATGTGACTCTGGCCTTCAGCAGCGGGGCTGCCAGCGGGAGCGTCCAGAGCTGTGAGTTTTCAGCCCACAGGTCTGTCCTGGCTGCAGCTACCGACTATTTCACCCCGCTGCTGGGAGGACAGTTCTCCGAGTCCCTGTCTGGACGGGTAGAGATGAAGGAGTGGAGCTCGGAGCTGGGGCCGGACCCGGAGACGGTGGAGAGTGTCATCCAGTATATGTACACTGGAGAAATACGCGTTAGCACCTGCAATGTACACGAAGTACTGGAGCTAGCTGATAG gttcctcctgctgcagctgaaggaTTTCTGTGGTGAGTTCCTAAAGAAGAAGCTGAGCTTGACCAACTGTGTGGCCGTGCACAGCCTGGCACACATGTACACCCTGGACCAGCTGGCTCTGCGGGCTGCAGACATGATCCGCCGCAACTTCCATAAGGTTATTCAGGATGAGGAGTTCTACACGCTGCCCTTTCACCTGGTCCGTGACTGGTTGTCGGATGCAGAGATCACGGTGGACTCTGAGGAAGTGCTTTTTGAGGCTGTGGTGAAGTGGGTGCAGAAGAATCCAGAAGAGCGAAGCCGCTACTTTGAGGAGCTGTTCCGTCTCCTGAGGTTGCCCCAAATCAAGCCCACCTACCTGACCAGGGTGGTGAAAAATGAGCGCCTGGTGGCCGCCAATGAAGCCTGTCTCAGGCTGGTGTCAGAGGCAGTAGAGGGCCACGCCATTCGCTTTGAGAACCTCAAGTCAGCTGATATGGAGCTCTGGTCTTCCCACATGGCCTCTTTTCAGCCTCGGTTTGGCCAGAACATGGACGTTATCATGGTAGTGGGCGGAGTGTCAGAGGGAGGCGACTACCTGAGCGAGTGTGTGGGCTATTTCATTTATGAGGACCGTTGGGTCAACCTGCCGCACATCCACAATCACCTGGATGGACACGCCATTGCTGCCACAGAGAGTCACGTGTATGTAGCCGGTTCTATGGAGCCTGGCTTTGCTAAGACGGTGGAACGTTATAACCCTAATCGCAACACCTGGGAACAAGTGAGCAACTTGACCACACGCAAGCATTCCTTCGGGCTCACTTGTATTAAGGATATTCTGTATAGCATCGGTGGTCATGGAAACTTCAGCCCAGGTTTCAAAGATGTCAGTGTGTACGAGCCAGAGCAGGACAAATGGCACAATCTGGAATCTGCCCCTAAAATCCTGCGGGATGTGAAAGCAGTAAGTGTGGAGGACCGCTATGTGTACATTACAGCCCGCACACCTGTCGATACAGATAATGAGGATGGACTGAAGACAGTGACCACTCGTTATGACACAGAGAGCCGTCAGTGGCAAGATGTTGACTCCCTGCCCCTTATTGACAACTACTGCATCTTCCAGATGGCTGTGGCCTCCACTAACTTCTACCACACAGCTTCTTGCTGCCCTAAGAGCTACACAGTGCGTGATGAAGTTGCCAGGCAGAAGATCAGTGTGCGCATCTCTGATGAGATCCTGGAAAGCCTGCCACCAGAGGTTACTAGCATTGAGGGTGCTGCCATCTGCCACTTCGATGAGGATGTCTTCATCATCGGAGGCTGGAAGAACAGTGATGATGTGGACAAGCAGTACCGGAAGGAGGCCTACCGCTACTGTGCCGAGAGAAAGCGCTGGATGCTGCTACCCCCCATGCCTCAGCCTCGGTGCCGAGCCACTGCCTGCCATGTCCGCATCCCCTACCGTTTCCTGTATGGCTGCCAGCGCTATCCCATGCCCCAGAACTTGGCCCGCCAGAGAGATCGTATGCAGCAGATGCAGCAACTTCACCGGCGTACCCTCACCCTGCGTCGGCAGCTCCAGTCACAGATAGAGTGTTGA